CGTGGCCACGAAACCCAGACAAAAAACCGAAGGCAGAAATCCGCTCTGGCCGGGAGTGGCGTGGAAGAAAATCCACATGCTCAGCAAGAACGAACCTAAACTGATGAAAAAGTAACATCGACGGGGGCCAAGTTTCGCCGCCAGCCAGCCTCCGCTCAAGGAGCCGAGCACCGCGCCCATGGCTTGCACGATTTGGGTTTGGGCTTTGAGATCGGGGAGATTCATGGCTTCGCCCATTTGTGCCGCCCAAGGAATGAGGCGCTGGCCGGACGCCCAGCCTCCCAGGAGCGGAACAGTTCCAAGTCCGATGCCCAGAAGCGTTCGTTTCAGCCAGGGCGGCCCCAGAACGACTTTGACCGGGACGGTTTCCTGGCTGGTTTGGGCGCGACGCAATTCGAACCATTCCGGGGACTCCGGCACCCATCGCCACGCGATCCAGGCCAGGGGAAGCGCGGCGGCTCCCAGGGCGAGCACCCATCTCCACGAGGTGGCGGTGGCGGGGTATTTCAACATGATCAAACCCAGGAGCAGGAATCCCACATTGGCCGCGGATCCCATGATGCCGGACACGAAGCTTCGGCTGGACTGGGGCCAGTGCTCCGACAGCAAGGCCACACCGCACGGCCACATCCCCCCGACGCCGAGACAAGCAACAAAGCGAAGTGCCAGAAGGGCCATGGGTGTCGGTGCCCAGTAACTCAACGCCGTGACCAGGGAATAGCAGGCGATGCTGGCCGCCATGGCGGGGCCCCGTCCCCAACGGTCCGCCATCCATCCGAACAACCAACCGCCCGCCGCGGCGCCGAGCAGGAAGGCCGCCATCA
The Verrucomicrobiota bacterium genome window above contains:
- a CDS encoding MFS transporter — translated: MARHRPRLSRQHRTSQTFSVAPEASWRNTRTLNRTSSISRRRVTLTVVALGWMGAGVVMALMVPTARPAIQDFLDSGAIPIPVAPGSTELEIRNILTDQWFSYLMAAFLLGAAAGGWLFGWMADRWGRGPAMAASIACYSLVTALSYWAPTPMALLALRFVACLGVGGMWPCGVALLSEHWPQSSRSFVSGIMGSAANVGFLLLGLIMLKYPATATSWRWVLALGAAALPLAWIAWRWVPESPEWFELRRAQTSQETVPVKVVLGPPWLKRTLLGIGLGTVPLLGGWASGQRLIPWAAQMGEAMNLPDLKAQTQIVQAMGAVLGSLSGGWLAAKLGPRRCYFFISLGSFLLSMWIFFHATPGQSGFLPSVFCLGFVATSFYGWLPYFLPGLFPTSIRATGMGVCYNSGRIFSAIVLFTSAFLAAWFEGDVGKMGAATSVIYLAGISLAWWIPRGDADARPSKP